In Jeotgalibaca arthritidis, a single genomic region encodes these proteins:
- a CDS encoding VirB6/TrbL-like conjugal transfer protein, CD1112 family has translation MQSIIDSITQWLTELLVGGITDNLSGMFDNVNQKVGEIAGEVGMTPSVWNGGVFSMIQNLSETVIIPIAGIILTFIMCYELIQMIIEKNNMHDFETFMFFKWIFKTFVAVMIITNTFNIIMGIFDLSQHVVSGAAGVIISDTNIDISSAIADMETRLLAMELGPLFGLWLQSMFVGFTMNALTICIFVVIYGRMVEIYLMTSLAPIPFATMANREWGSMGQNYLKSMFALGFQAFLIMVCVGIYAVLVQSIATDADIMGAIWTCVGYTVLLCFTLFKTGSLAKSIFSSH, from the coding sequence ATGCAAAGCATCATCGACAGTATTACCCAGTGGCTCACGGAGCTATTAGTTGGCGGTATAACGGATAACTTGTCGGGGATGTTCGATAATGTCAACCAAAAGGTTGGCGAAATCGCAGGTGAAGTAGGAATGACACCGTCAGTATGGAATGGCGGTGTCTTTTCCATGATACAAAACCTCTCCGAAACAGTGATTATTCCTATTGCCGGCATTATCTTGACCTTTATCATGTGCTACGAACTAATACAAATGATCATAGAAAAGAATAATATGCATGACTTTGAAACCTTTATGTTCTTCAAATGGATATTTAAAACCTTTGTGGCAGTAATGATAATAACCAACACCTTTAATATCATTATGGGAATTTTTGATTTGTCCCAGCATGTTGTCTCAGGTGCAGCTGGTGTTATTATTAGCGATACCAATATAGATATAAGTTCTGCCATAGCAGATATGGAAACACGGCTTTTGGCAATGGAACTTGGACCTCTCTTTGGCTTATGGTTACAAAGCATGTTTGTTGGATTTACCATGAATGCACTTACCATCTGTATTTTTGTAGTCATCTATGGGCGAATGGTAGAGATATATTTAATGACATCCCTTGCACCTATTCCCTTTGCTACAATGGCAAATAGGGAGTGGGGCAGTATGGGACAAAACTATTTAAAATCCATGTTTGCTCTTGGCTTCCAAGCCTTTCTCATTATGGTATGTGTAGGGATTTACGCAGTCTTGGTACAATCCATTGCTACAGATGCTGATATTATGGGAGCAATATGGACTTGTGTAGGCTATACAGTTTTACTTTGCTTTACCCTGTTTAAGACAGGCTCATTGGCAAAGAGTATTTTTAGTTCCCATTAA
- a CDS encoding Maff2 family mobile element protein, translated as MEFFNSAVDVLQTLVIALGAGLGIWGVINLLEGYGNDNPGAKSQGMKQLMAGGGVALIGMTLVPLLSGLFG; from the coding sequence ATGGAATTTTTTAATTCAGCAGTAGATGTATTACAGACATTGGTTATTGCTCTTGGTGCAGGACTTGGTATCTGGGGAGTTATTAATCTTTTAGAAGGTTATGGTAATGATAACCCTGGTGCAAAATCTCAAGGGATGAAACAACTCATGGCAGGCGGTGGCGTAGCACTGATTGGCATGACCCTTGTACCCCTTCTTTCAGGGTTATTTGGTTAA
- a CDS encoding PrgI family protein yields MAYVPIPKDLSTVKTKVMFNLTKRQSICFSIALVVGLPIFFLMKDNTGTSSATLIMIFSMLPFFMFGIYEKHGQPLEVILKHYIEVRFIKPKYRPYKTKNFYNLIIRQNQLDEEVKYIVKKAKSRQSQANKRRKKSN; encoded by the coding sequence ATGGCATATGTACCTATACCGAAAGATTTAAGTACCGTGAAAACTAAGGTAATGTTTAACCTTACTAAAAGGCAATCGATATGTTTTTCCATTGCCCTTGTGGTAGGCTTACCAATATTTTTTCTTATGAAGGATAATACAGGAACCAGTAGTGCCACACTCATAATGATTTTTTCTATGTTGCCATTTTTTATGTTCGGCATATATGAAAAACACGGGCAACCACTGGAAGTTATTTTAAAGCACTATATTGAGGTGCGTTTTATAAAACCTAAATACAGACCTTATAAGACAAAGAACTTCTATAACCTTATAATAAGGCAGAATCAGCTAGATGAGGAGGTAAAGTATATTGTTAAAAAAGCAAAATCAAGGCAGTCCCAAGCTAACAAGAGAAGAAAAAAGAGCAATTAA